The DNA window aataataataataataataataataaaagaaatcaaataaaCATGGCTATTAGTGATAATTACGGGATCATATCATACTTTTTCATTAGTGTTTACACAAATACTAAAACTCCAAAATTAGTTATGAATTAAGTGAATTAATGAACTCAAcaagataattaaaaataaataaataaatttcaatataaaaacaaaaatacaacTCTCTACATTCATATcttcttattttcaatttaatatatattctagAATACTCTCTATATTTCTATAGAGAAAACATATTTGTGTAGCCTTTCATCTTATAttgttttttgtaaaaaaaaagataaaaaaattgtaattataaacaatatttttaaatataaattaatacatgattaaaaacaaaaaataattggGTAATGTATAAATTTTTcatgataaaaaatgaaagaaaaaaattataaaatatagcgTAGCATTTAATTCAAATGTTAATGACCAAGTTTTTGAAACTCTCAAGATGCTTGATGATGAATCATTGTATGATATTTATGCAAAACTTAGTGATATCTCTAACTAAGCCTTTACTCTTGGTAAAGAGTATTAGAATGTCAAACTAGTTGGAAAGGTTTTTAGGTCTCTTTGAGCATTTTTTATGAACTCTTGCATCTTTAGAAAACTTCAAAATAAATCTTGAAAAGATTAAGAAGAGTAAGGGTATGGTAGAAAATAATATTGATTTGCAAGTTGCATTCTTAGTTGCAACTCATTTTGCAATTGGATGATTGTGTAACTTATCATATATGCTGATATACTTTTAACCGaaataatttggtttaatttttacATCTCTTTGAAGATTTTAAGTTGTAATTTTATGGATTTGGACTTGCTAAATATCAACCAAGCAATAATTCTATTTGAAGAATTTATGTGTGATCAAGTTATCATATTTGAGGAGATCCAATTTctataaaagtttaattaaagaatATCACTACTTATTTTGATGCCATATAGAATTTTAATTGAAGTACAATTCTAAAGTATATCTCGTTTACACTACCCAGAGATTTACAAGCTTATAATATCTATTTAAAGAAGGCTtatttatttgatgatgtatgAATTAGAGAGCACTTATTTTGCTCATTGAGagaaaattgttttagtgcaaaatactCGTATATAAACTATATTCATGTTCACTTCGTAGCTAAGTTTTAAAAGGAAAAATCCTAATAGAGGGTGATCTTGATTGATGTATAGATGTGAGGTTACAATGAGCTAAGCTTAAATCATAACTTGCGCTATTGTCTAATAGTGGAAAACATTTGAAGTAAAGGGTTAGTAAAGTGTTCCAAACTAGATAACCAATTATTGTGTCTATATATCTACATTTTACTCTTTTAATCAACTGATAAGTAACTCAACACTTacctattaaaaataaaaaattataaaaaaaatcatacaatggcattttagtaaatatattagacaaattttacttaaatctATATTTGATTCCatcatgaaatttttaattaaaaaaaaaaaagctaaccCACCCCTTACCCAAACTCTATTTGTAAGTTATATagatttagtttaataaaaaaaaatcatgttgtCTTggctaaaatattataaataaaaaaacaaatatttaaatgaAGCACAATATTACTTAAATACCCTTTGTTTATCTACATGGATGAGATACATTATCCTCCAGGGAAAAAATGTGGCTAACCAATCCAAAACAGGACAACATCCAGACCACACAACCATTCTAAACTAAAACACAACCAGAAACACATTGAAactgtaatgaaaataaaaatctttCCTTTCTCTCTTAAATTCTTTGAAAAAAATTCCATCTCTCTGCTATCCCCGATCTGGTGAACAATTATAATGGAAACAATTCTTTCTTCTCACTCCCTTCATCCAATCTTGAATCCCAAAGCATCCATTTCCAAGAACCTTTTGTTACCTTCACAGCAACCAAGACCAGCCTCTCTCTTTCTCTCAAAACCCATTACTTGTACCCCCAAGAAACCCACTTCCCAATCAGTAAAGCCATCTTTGGCAGAGCCCAGAAATTGGTTTGTTCATGCACAGCAAGGGCTAGCAGCATTAGCTATCTCTTTGGCACTCAATTTTTCTCCAGTTCTATACACTGGCAATGCAATTGCATCGGAGTTTGATGTGATAAATGAGGGACCACCAAAGGAATCTTATGTAGTTGATGATGCTAATGTGCTTAGTCGAGTGACAAAATCTGATTTGAAGCGCCTTTTGTCTGATTTGGAGTCAAGGAAGAACTTCCACATCAATTTTATTACTGTTAGAAAACTCACTGTAAGATCTTGTTTTGATGTTTTTACTTGTATGATTGTGAGTTTCTGTCTTCTATGAGATACCTTTTGTTGATTTACTGTTGTTCTTTGGTTGAACTATATGAAATTTGCAATGAGAAGATAGGGTAGAAGCTGTAGTCATTAACCGTCTGTTTGGTCACTTAGAAAATCAAGTAAAAAGTTGTAGGCAATTTTGGCTGTTTAGCTTAAATCTAACTCAATTTGTAGAGAAGCTGATTGGTGATAGTACCATTAactccttttcttttgttttgagtttctCAGTAAACAGTGAGAACTATGAGTGAAGAAGTAAATTAGAGAAGTAAATCAACCaggatttttgtgatttttgataCTGAAGATTGACAAGATTTGATTGCAGAGCAAAGCTGATGCTTTTGAGTATGCTGACCAAGTTCTGGAGCGTTGGTATCCTACACTTGAAGAGGGTAGCAATAAAGGGATTGTTGTGCTTGTCACGAGCCAAAAAGAAGGGGCAGTCACTGGTGGACCTGCATTCGTACAAGCTGTCGGAGAAAATATTCTCGATGCTACTGTAACTGAGAACCTTCCTGGTAAATATTTCTGAAGCTGAAACCTTATATTCTTTTGTCATGTGCTTGGAAATGTTGATAATGTAGCTCATTATGTGAAATCTACACAATAACATTTTCATAGCAACGATAAGACCGTCCAAAACTCGAAAAAAATAAGAATTCAAAGATTACTAGGGAGAGGTTTCATGGAAAGAATTATAGGTTCTTGCTGCAACACCCTGTAGAATTACATTTATCCTGATTGAACTTGTTGGAGGTTTTCTTTTGTTGTCTGTGCGATGATAAAACTAAAACAATCAACAAGTTGTGTGATCAATATGCACAAATTATCCGTATAAGCTTTTAGTTGTCTTCTCTAGCCCCTGCATATGAGTTGCTAGTGCTAAGTGGTATACATTTATTCATGGTGCAATTTTAGTTACCACTCTTCACCGGTGAGCTCTCTTGTTTGATTCCATTGTTTCAAAGTACATTCTACTATTCTAGGCCTTGCTCTCTTATCCAAGAATGGCTGACTTTGACTTCTAGATGCCAACAGGAAGATAGCCTCAGTTATTTGGTTTTCATTCCAACCTAATGAATTTATTTGATTACTCTCAGTCTTAAACCATATTGGCTTTTTTCATCAATGGTATAGCTTACAGTGAGGGTTGAAGTTTCATATGCATAAAtatctttcttttcctttcatttcGTTTATTGCAACTTTACTGATCATAGTAATGTTCTTTGTGATTGCAGTTTTGGCTACGGAAGAAAAGTACAATGAAGCGGTTTATAGCAGTGCCAAAAGGCTAGTTGCTGCCATTGATGGACTGCCAGATCCTGGTGGCCCCCAGGTTAAGGACAACAAGCGGGAATCGAATTTTAAATCCAGGGAAGAGACCGAAGAGAAAAGAGGACAATTCAGTCTTGTAGTTGGAGGTTTGTTGGTGATTGCTTTTGTTGTTCCTATGGCACAATACTATGCCTATGTCTCCAAGAAGTAAAGGTTATCTGTATTATAAGATTTGTCTTTCGAATCCCTTCCTTTGGATGAGGAAACATGTATAACATCTAGTTATACCATCACTCATGTTAAAAATGGTTGATGAGAAACTTGCAATCCAAGCAGTAGTACAGATTTTTGGTTTATCTTTAGAAAACCAAAGCTCGATTataacacacaaccgacttctatGATCAGCTTAATCAGAATGCTTTAGGCCACTAATGGAGAAAAGGGAAGTGAAATATGTTTTCCCCTCAGGTGACACAAGAACTTTACTTTTGAGACCTGTCatacttttcattcattcattcatgaatGATTTTATCTGCCTATCATTTAGCATGTAAATCCAATATGCATAGCTTAAGTCAAATACCGGATACCGAAAATCGAAGCATGGTAAATTATTCCTGTTTGAGAATGTAGCCACAGTTTCATATAAGGGAGTTTTGCTGCCTATACACTCTGCACATATATAGTTTACCTTTGGGTCAATAAAGTAATTGAATGGCAGAGTGCAATATCTGGAAAATGGACTTCCAGTTACAAATTATAATTTTCTACAGTAACTTTTGATCAATAACATTTGCAATGACTGCTATAAGCCAATACAAATTACAAAGAGAGTCGCAGCATTGAGTAAATATTAGGCCTTCAGAACTTGAGACTGAGAAGGAATGGCATTTTGTCTGAAAAGGGTGGATCGGAGTATTTTCCGGTGAGTATTTGAGATGAAACATACTGATTCGCAGCCTCTGAATAATGAATTCCATCCCAGTTAACATATTCAGAACTATCATTGCATGCTTTGGCCGTAACTGTGGCTCCGTTAATGACTTTAGTTTTCCCGCATGAGATTCGGCTGTCGTAATTCAAAGGTGGACCACCAAATCCACAGCAAGCCATTATAGGCTGCTCAAATCCTTCAAAATGGTAAGCACTCAAGAATTAATTCTATTCATGTACCCTTCATTTACCTCTTATTGCACTCAGATATCAGACACTAAGGCATAAGTTGAAACCATTGTAGGATTTCTTGCTACTAAAACTAAATTAAGAGGGGGGAAATTCTCAGTAATGTAGTAAATGATACTTACCAAGTTTAGAATAATTTGCTATAAGGTTCGATTTTATCGTGTAGATGTCAACGTATGTAAAATTCGAATCTGTATACAGGCCCTGCAATTTTTTAGTAAGGGCATGAAGCTGCAGATTGAAGATTTTGGCAGCTTGGTTATGCTTTCTAACACACCCTTGCTCATCAAGGCTAGATGCATCAGTTCCGAATTTGGCGACATTTTGAGCTAAGCATCCAAGAGGTCCTGTGTTATGTATCCAAAAGTTCCTTGCCCCTTGATCATATAATGCCTACAATCAAACCCAAAGAATTCATGTATTAAAGTGCTTGCTCAAAGTACCCATCAAGATAATCAAATGTGTCTTTCAATATAGAGGAATTCCATGAGAAAACATGGGAACCTCGAAGATGAAAAACATTCTTAGACTGGTGAAGTGTTCTCGAAGCTGACCTTTATTCCAGTTTCAAATTCTATCAAGATTGTGGGAATTGAGGCAAGTACTTGATCCAAAGTTTTAGAATAAAAGGCACCAGCAAGATCATTCTGGCCTATATCGAACATGTAAAGCGCCTTCTGAAAATAATCTTGTGCTGGAAGGTACTTACCAAGTCTTTTACCTGCAATAAATGGATATCTATTAACATTTCCAACAGTTATATATATTGCAGGTATTCTCTAGATGATTATCTATGTCTGCACCTTTGGCTAGCAATTCAAGAACCCGAGCTTTGAACCTTACAAACTGAGCCACTTGAACACCAAATGAAAATGGACTGACACTTTGTGCAGTAGCTGGTTGGATGGTTGAGCCTGCAGCTGCAAAATTGCACCCTTTGTGGAAACTTGGTAGGCCAATTGAATCCAGGTAAGCATTTAAAAATGGCAGATCCATTGCATCCACTGTAACAAATACCCccaacaaacaaacaaaataaaactgcAGATACAATAGAAAATTGGTAATTTGCCATAACTTAATCAATAAAACTGCAGATAGAACAGAAAATTCTAAATAGTGAGAAAGTTAACTGAGAAAATCAATGATTAGACGGCCATCACAATATCTCCCAGAGGGTGTTTGAAAGTAAATTTGACCATGAGGTGGCTCAAGGCTCTCAATACCGGCTGAAATAAGCTCACCAGTATCAGAATTAGAATCTCCAAAGTTGAAAATAGAAGGGAATTTGAAGTGAATGGAATTGGCAAAAGGCAAGAAGATGAACACCAAGAGAATGTAAGGCTTGGAAGCCATGGTTTACAAACATGAATCACCAGGGTTTAGGCTTGTAGCTTACACTAATTTTTTTATGTTGGTTACCAAATGCCaactataaataaataattagtttgGTTGGTGGATCATATGTGTCCCAAGCCAGTGGAAGTTTGCTTTCAGTTGTGGTAACACAAAAAAAATTTCCCATACTACCACCAATACaatatcaatttctttttttatttttttaatctcttGTAAACTAGAAGATTGGCCTTGGGACATATTCCATGTCTCacttttatgaatatatatatatagtttgaagTTGGGATGAGAGAGCATTTACTTAGGAAATCAATGGTGAGGCGACCATCACAAAATCTGCCAGAAGGAGTCTTGAAATAAGTTTGACCATTAGGAAGATCCAGGATATCTCCCAATGCTGCAACAAGTTCACCTGTGTCTGAGTTTGAATCACCAAAGTTGAAAACAGCAGGGTAATTGAAAACAACTGAGTTTGCTACGGGAAACAACAGGCAAAACAGTGTTGTAATTTGGAGAAGGAAGGTGTTGGTGTTAGCCATGACTTTTTGTCCAAAACTAACAAGCAATGATGAAAGAAAAAGGTCTTTCTTGATTGCTTTTTATGGGCAAATTTTTTATGAGTTTTACTTAGAAGCCAAGGGGAAATACTAAAAAAAGCAAAGTTTTGTGTTTGCCTATCCTCTTGCCTCTCTCTAATCAAAAGGAATTTATAAAAACTATCTAAAAAGTGTTTTTTCTCTTAATGAAGCCCGTGAAGACCTCGAAACTTGCAAAGCCTTGATTATAATTTATTGATAATTTGAGTGAAAATTATGGGAATCCTGAGGTTTGTTTGAGGAAGAGATTGTGGCAGGGAAATGAGCACCGTTCTGCAAGCAATGTGGTGGAATTTGCCTTCCACGGGTGGTCTTTAACATACTTACTTGATGCCTCTTTTGTGTTATCCTCGTCCTTACTCCATTAGTTTTCTTGTATTTCTATAGCTCAAACCAATACGCGTATGTATGGATTTGTTGGTTTAAGTGATAAAGAATTTGATATTCAATGAAGGGATTCGagttttatagataaaaataattttaagataaTTTATCACCAATTTAAAGATTTAACTCCACTTTAAATATAATTGAGAATCAATACGATTACCGGATATCGAATCTTGTTTAACTTTGGGGCAATTGAGGGAGTGGGGACATCTTCCATCTTCTTACACTCTTACAAAAGTTAAGAACGGACCCAGATTTGTTCCATCATGGATTTGCCGAATGATGTTGACTCTGAAGATCATCCTGCCCTAGACTTACCCACTGCAGTGTTGGGGCAAAAAGAAAAACCAGGTTGTAAAATCATGAGTTTTGACAAATTAAAGATGGGCCTTCTCCACAGTTCACACATCTCAAAGCTAAACAAAACTACAAAAGTTGTGCCTTTCATGGGTTGGAATCAAGGTCTTATCACAGGAATTCTAACAAATCTGACGATCAGAGAATAGCTGTCAGAAACTACATAACATTTTAGGATAAATACAGTAGAGCAAGCTTTAGATCAGAGTCCGGACTTAAAGACTGTTATCCAGATTCCGTAGATACTTGCAGGGAAATGCATCCAAACAATAGAGAAGTATCCAGGAGTAGAGATGcagtaatttgaataattaatgGAGCAACAGCAAGCTCTATTATACATGCAATTACATTGTACTAAATATAGGCAGTGATAAATTCTCCAATAATGCAATCCCAACAGCACATGTGCTAGGATTTTGGAATTAGTTTTAGCAATATTGTGATTATACCTATGGATCATCTGTTGAGTGTCGAAGATCTAttcaaaaattgtaaatgtttggataaaaatatagacttaaaaaatgatattggataaaataaataaattatatttttaatttgtcgagaaaaaaaagagaaaacaaaaaaaatatgaaagcaatagagaatgtattttattgattaaaatggaTGATTACAATATTTCATCAGAGTatctatttatagacataagaaatataaaagaagaagaaatataaaagtagagatctaattctaatcattattagaatttaaagtgcaccaaaactttattttgattaagatggacatccacttaataagatattcataacactccatATTGGATGTCTATGGATatataatgtgcctcgttaaaaccttattagaaaAAACCCTATGGTATAAAaatctaatgaaggaaaaagagtacacaatttataatacacataatatgctgcctcattaaaaacttaccaggaaaacccaatgggataAAACCTCGATTAAGAGAAAAAGAGTgcaacgcgtatttactccccctcatgaaaacatcacatattttctcatattctacatattcaatcttgaatactagtttttcaactgactatttgaatatatttgctaagcatttatattaccattcttttaaaagtcatgagtgagggaaatttggggaaatttattttgatctcttcaggagattcaacaataatcataacaaactttaatcatgattcttttataaaaacacaaataggtattttggatcattttataatcctcattcaactactattcactaagtcaaatttatcacatatgttcaaattatttcaattcatataaatgaacaatttctcgagaatttcaatatgtttaTAGCATCCTAAAtcattcaaggattttaatataaactttactatatagtgattcataaaagattgtaacaataaccattagacgcaagttaaatcttttatgaattgtcaatttaataatatatctaaaggttattgcatccaacacaaaagaatattatatcttttcataatcaatgtcggGACTTAacaaaaaacttcatatttttattctgcttttgcaaaactacttcaattgcaCCATTACTGgatttatacctttagatatttggactacaattccaaaaactccacgaatttaattgtacttgagttacgtctttctattttgatcaatttcactacaccaaaacaggtttttagcggcatcttttgtggcgtttgatagacaaacgctgctaaaaatcgaccattagcggcgctaatcctaaaacgccgcaaaaaccTAAACATCTAGTGGCGTTTTTTACAAAACGCCGTAAAAGAacatcattagcggcgtttatatgtaagcgccgcaaaataccttaaccaaaacgcagcgtttggTTTTGTGGTATATTAGTATTAGTGGCATTTACGagaaaacaccgctaaagaatAGTATTAGCGGCGTATTACAAAAAGCGCCgccaatatcttaaccaaaacgcaccgtttggTCTTGAGCCAGGTTAGAGTTAGTGGCGCTtattaaaaaacgccgcaaaatattGGGATATAGCGGCGTTTTGAGAGAAACACCGGTAGAGGTAAGAAATCTGAGGAAAAAATTTCAGCAAAACTGTACTGTTTTAATTTTTCCTATTATTGCTTTAGTGGCGCTtagtaaaaaacgccacaaaagataCGGATTTCGCGGCTGTTGTTAACTATAGGTAACTAATTTGCGGCGTTTCCTTTATAAACGCCAGAACAAAAATAAGCAAAACGGCTTCGTTTTGTTTCATTGTATTGCTTTAGTGGCGCTTGGTAGTAAACGCCGCTAATATTTCGGCAAGAAGCTTTCTTGTTTGGTGGAATGTTCGTTAAAACGACGCCACTTTTGATTTTCTGTATtggtattagtggcgtttttggcaaaaacgccgcaaaaatagccaattaaaattttaggttttacggtttaatatttaagttttatcGTCTCCGTTTTAGCGTTAATGATTTAAGGGTTACGATGCAAAGTTTTATCATTCCGATTTTATGGTTTATAcgagtttaatatatatatgcgcTATCACTACTATTCTCGTATTTGATCATAGTTTAAAAGAAGCAGGCGCATGAAATTCAATTTCACTAAATTTCAACTGCAGGAGACAATATTTCagcattaaaattaataattaaggtGATTGTTGCTAAAATCAATGGATACAATGTCGTTTATTATTGTTTCCGTTGAAACGCCCTTTCAAACCTGAGTAAATGCAATTTGCCTTTTTCTTCGACTataaagttataatttatatttttgagttttaaaatttggtttaatattCGAAAAATTTTGGGATCGATTGGATATTGAATTCGGATTTATAATATTCAAAGTAAAAACAACGCATAATTAGTAATGTATTGATTTCCAGACATCTCAAGGGTACTAAAATTTTTCTATGTATAACTTagagcataaaattaaaattgtaagacATTATTGGAATAGTAGtgtcaataatttataaattggaATGCCGATAGTagttaaataatacatatatacttacatatataaaatgtaattttttttaagatttgtacaaaaaaaatgttagatctgtgtcataattttaaactattttaattgaaatgaaattaataatttcatattaatgcatcaatttaaaaaaatgtcataacatttatccaatttgaaaatccactaaaaaaagaaatagttataaatatagacatataaaatattattaaaattgaataactAGTGGCGTTTTAACTCAAAACGCCTCACTAGgtaggctttagcggcgtttcttttaaaaacgccgcaaataaatTTGCAAAACGGCTTCGTTCTGCTTTCACTATATTCCTTTACTGGCGTTTTCTGATAAAACGCCACAAATATGTCTGCAATACGACGACAAAACGACGCCGCTTTTGATTGGATCTAGTGGTATTAGCGGTgttttttgaaa is part of the Gossypium hirsutum isolate 1008001.06 chromosome D11, Gossypium_hirsutum_v2.1, whole genome shotgun sequence genome and encodes:
- the LOC107941400 gene encoding UPF0603 protein At1g54780, chloroplastic, giving the protein METILSSHSLHPILNPKASISKNLLLPSQQPRPASLFLSKPITCTPKKPTSQSVKPSLAEPRNWFVHAQQGLAALAISLALNFSPVLYTGNAIASEFDVINEGPPKESYVVDDANVLSRVTKSDLKRLLSDLESRKNFHINFITVRKLTSKADAFEYADQVLERWYPTLEEGSNKGIVVLVTSQKEGAVTGGPAFVQAVGENILDATVTENLPVLATEEKYNEAVYSSAKRLVAAIDGLPDPGGPQVKDNKRESNFKSREETEEKRGQFSLVVGGLLVIAFVVPMAQYYAYVSKK
- the LOC107941399 gene encoding GDSL esterase/lipase At1g54790 isoform X1, giving the protein MANTNTFLLQITTLFCLLFPVANSVVFNYPAVFNFGDSNSDTGELVAALGDILDLPNGQTYFKTPSGRFCDGRLTIDFLMDAMDLPFLNAYLDSIGLPSFHKGCNFAAAGSTIQPATAQSVSPFSFGVQVAQFVRFKARVLELLAKGKRLGKYLPAQDYFQKALYMFDIGQNDLAGAFYSKTLDQVLASIPTILIEFETGIKALYDQGARNFWIHNTGPLGCLAQNVAKFGTDASSLDEQGCVRKHNQAAKIFNLQLHALTKKLQGLYTDSNFTYVDIYTIKSNLIANYSKLGFEQPIMACCGFGGPPLNYDSRISCGKTKVINGATVTAKACNDSSEYVNWDGIHYSEAANQYVSSQILTGKYSDPPFSDKMPFLLSLKF
- the LOC107941399 gene encoding GDSL esterase/lipase At1g54790 isoform X2, whose translation is MASKPYILLVFIFLPFANSIHFKFPSIFNFGDSNSDTGELISAGIESLEPPHGQIYFQTPSGRYCDGRLIIDFLMDAMDLPFLNAYLDSIGLPSFHKGCNFAAAGSTIQPATAQSVSPFSFGVQVAQFVRFKARVLELLAKGKRLGKYLPAQDYFQKALYMFDIGQNDLAGAFYSKTLDQVLASIPTILIEFETGIKALYDQGARNFWIHNTGPLGCLAQNVAKFGTDASSLDEQGCVRKHNQAAKIFNLQLHALTKKLQGLYTDSNFTYVDIYTIKSNLIANYSKLGFEQPIMACCGFGGPPLNYDSRISCGKTKVINGATVTAKACNDSSEYVNWDGIHYSEAANQYVSSQILTGKYSDPPFSDKMPFLLSLKF